Within Primulina tabacum isolate GXHZ01 chromosome 5, ASM2559414v2, whole genome shotgun sequence, the genomic segment ATATGGCTAACCTCTGGTGACAAAATTACTTCATTGATTTTGAACTCGAACATTGTATATACTCGATTAGTTAGAGCTGTAGCTTTGCTCGACTGTAAGTTTAAAGGATCTGTGTTTGTTACCGTGAGGCCAATTTTTTATATCCCGTGAACATGAAATCTTGGCcagtatttttatattttatgacttGATTTTTATTACTCTTTTGATTCGATACATAGTGAGATATGCATATTTGGCATAAAATATCGTGGTTGGCAAGTTAAAATAAGGCCTAAAATAATCAGTCACATATTCATGGGATGTACCAATAACAGTATTGCATATCGATTTTGCTGATTCAATTTTCACCATCAAATAACCTAAGAAAGCACAAAATATTTGGTAGTtcgtaacttttttttttttaattacaacacacgCGGGGAAGGGGGATCGAACCCGGAGAACCGGTTAATCCGGCAGGAGGTGAGACCATTGTGCTACAAGCTCGGTCTCTCGTAGTTCGTAACTTCAAAACTTGTACTACTACTATCTCAAACAATAATCGTAATGTCTGAATTATGTACAATTCACTATTTTATTAACAATGAATATGAATTGAGATTCATTTAATATGATAGATAGAGTAATTTATCAGGGAATGGCACTGAGCTTTATTTAATTTACTTATacatattttccaaaaattacaaTCGAATTTCAAGATTAACTATTTGTCCTTGATTGTAATGGGTTGGAGATACCCCTTGAAAAAAACTTTGTTTTTAGAAGGATCTGCATCCGAGTTGACCCATTTTGCGAGTCTCTAATCCTTCCCTAAATGCAACCATTCTATCCATTTCAATTACTATCTTTCCATCAACTTCGATATAATCCCAACTATATCATATAGACAAAATCTTTCTATTCAACATGttaattcataaaataaatattcgaATTACTCgtaacatttaaaaatagccATGCTGCGTCGCGTCGATATCACCAATGCCATGTATTAAATATTAAGACACCACACGTCTCCATTTTTAAGGGTTTACTCGACCCTACCCCTGCTGGCAGTGCCCGCAagggtcgatccaacggctcggatttttcatagtcaaattttttttttacatggaggtgggcccggatcactcatgtggagtgatccgggccgttcattgcccgtgcaggcaCTGTCTGCACGGGCAGGGTGAAACAATCCATTTTTAAGTTAGTCGAGTTTCAAAACTCGGCCTACTGATTTGTTTTCAATATCTACTAAATAATGCGAAAGGAACATTGAAATTGAAACGACGGTCCTGCAATGATTATTAATATCACGTTTGTCATATTATTATTAGGtaaaacttgaaatttattataattaacatgaaattatgcataaacatataactgatagattttaaatttattatcttacttatttaaataacaaaaatacatttgaaatatATAGATTTTAAATCTTGCATTTGGATGGATATATTTTAAATCCATGGATttcaattataaattttttatttacgcATTAGTTATACAAAATAGAATGAATTTCAATTGCCTTTTATATTGGGTGAACTTGAAATCAATTATAATTAACATGAAACAATATATAAACATAAGAGAGTAAATTTGAAGTTTATGGTTGTGTTTAtctaaaaatacaaaaaatatttaaaaaatatttgaaatccaTATGTGTTTAATAAACCTgaaatgttaccgttgaagtaGAGTTATTTGTGTGGCTTGTGATATTTGACCCCTTTACTGCATTATGTAACATTACTTTTTCGCCCTTCACTATCTTCAATAAATCGAGCCCGTCGAATCTGCAAAAATAGagttaaattttcttaaaaatgttgagtagattttttgtgagatggtctcacgaatctttatctgtgagacgggtcaactctattgatattcacaataaaaagtaatactcttagcataaaaagtaatattttttcatgaatgactcaaataagatatatgtctcacaaaatacgacccgtgagaccgtttcacacaaatttttgtcaataATGTACATGATCAATAGTATATAATTCTATGTTTGGAAGGATTAGAGATTTTTTGTTATacttgatatgaattttttttagaagTTTATTACAATTAGGTTTCAAAATCGAGACATTGATGacacaaaatataaacaattattgaattttttaaaaaaataacattcgTCAAACTAAGTTTTTGCAAGTGTATATGAACCATCGGCTCAAATGAAAGCTGAAGTAACTTAAAATTcgcattttttcttaaaaaaaagggtttcgaaaataatttttaaatactgAAAAAGTATAGTTACCCGATATatatcacacacacatataaatGCATATATTCTGTAAATCTAGCTTCTTTGATAATTTACACGATattacataaaataatattgcATATTATCGGTTATCATAATTTAattcttttgttgatcattCTAATATTTTTCTGTGTAGGGTATGGGTATGGGGTGgggttttttttgaaaataattcaaattttaaaatttatttcaaaactaatttaaaaaaaaaggtgTTGCAAAAGTAATGCAATCCGCGCTTGGTAAGCGCGGACGCTGGCTACGTGGGGCAGCGTCCGCGCTTACCATGCGCGGACGCCGCTCCACGTGCGAGCGTCCGCGGTAAGCACGGACGGTGCTCCACGTAGGAGCGGCGCTGCGCTTACAAAGCGCGGACGgtgtattttgtatttttttttatattttttcgatttttaaTATCCGTTCATTCATTATCATGCCTGACAACTTCACGTGAAAGGCGTTCATTAAGTCGATACCTGACAACTTCACGTGAAAGATGAGATTCTGAAAAATCACGTGAAGAccaataattcaaataagattCGAAGCTATACAGTCTTCACATTTTATTCTCCTATATAATTGATGAAAAATTCGAGGAACGAGGTATCAACTTTCTCTTAAATTTTTTCTCAATTTTCATTGACAAAATGTCTACCATCAACGTACTACTATATTTTGGTGGTCATGTAATTAGCGATAATGGATCGATTGAATATAGCATTCCATTTGTTAGACCGATACGAGTATTACGATCTACTAATTTGATGGAGTTAGTTGAAGTTGTGCATAAAATGTTAGCAATCGATCCAGCGAATTTTTCTCTGAAGATGTCAACAAAGTATTCATTCATGGAGAGAGCATCTTGGCATGAAATTGAAGTCAATCTCGTTGATGACGATGCTTTACAGTTCATAATGCAATGTGACAACATGCATGTTTTGCATCTGTACGTGGAAGCAAATTCAATTGAGCATAATGTTGGATTTGATGATCCTGAATCTTACGTTCCACATGCATCCGATTCAGATATTTATAACCAACCCAGTACGTCTACATATGGTGGTTTCCAGGAGCAAGAATCTTATGTTCCACTGGTTACGGAAGGACTCGGTAATATGAGTTTCGATGATGTAAGTGGGCCTTGGGATCAATATATAAATGTCTCGTTGAAACAAAATAATGCTCCATATTGGCCGAATCCAACATTAGATACGAGCGCTCGTTGTCCGGATCAGGTCAACAATGATAATATTTGGAGGACTGATTCCGAACCCGATATGTCATACAACgagtctgaagaagaagaagtgaatGTTGATGATGAAGTGAATACTTTTACAAATCCCGATGAGGGTACATCATCTCGACAACCACCACGTGACACATTACAGAGGCAGACCGTACCATTTATGTCAAACACTTCTGAGATGCcatcatttttcaataaatattttggtgAAGAGCCTCATGATTATGTCGATGTTCCTTGTGGAGTGCAATCAAGCTATTACAATCCGGATAGAGGTGAATTATGCgtcaatatgttatttaaagatAAGAATGATCTTATTGCATCTATCAAGGATTATTCAGTCAGAGTTGTCAGGCGTGAGTACCGTGTCGTGGTTAGCACACGCAGTTTGTGGAAGGTACGCtgtaaaaataattcttctacGGTCATTTGTCGATGGGGACTTCGCGCTTCTTTGAAGGCCTAGACTGGTTATTGgaaataacaaaatatgacgGGCCTCACACATGTATATCTACCGCTGTTGGTATAGACCACAAGAATCTGAACAGTGATATGGTGGCACATACGCTACTGGGATTTGTTCGTTGTGATCTTTCGTACGAGATTAAGTATATCATCGAAAATGTGAAAGATAAATATAGATATCAAATCTCGTACACGAAGGCATGACGAAGTTTGAAACGTGCTATTGAAATTGCTTATGGTACATGGGAGAGCTCCGTGCAATTACTCCCCAAATATATGTGCGCTTTGTCAAAATATAATCCGGGAACAGTTGTGGAGTGGAAGCATCTGAGAGCCAACAATGAAATGAGTAAGACACTGAACTGTGCTTTCTGGGCATTCAGGCCGTGTGTTGATGGGTTTCGGCATTGTCGGAAAATAATTAGTGTTGATGGTACACACTTGTATACCAAATACAAGCATAAAATGTTGATCGGTGTCACTTGGATATAAACAATCAAGTTCTACCGCTAGCATTCGCTATTGTGGATGAAGAAACAACAGATTCTTGGAAATGGTTCTTGGAGAACGTAGGAAGACATGTTGTTCGTGGTGAAAACGGCGTGTGTCTTATTTCTGATAGACATAAGGGAATCGTGCGCGCAACTGCAGAGCTACCATATTTTCAACCTCCATACGGTGTGCATCGTTTTTGTTTGAGACACGTGTGTTCAAACTTTAACACTAAATTCAAAGACGTGCATCTGAAAGATTTATGCTGGGCGGCAGGCACACAaaatcaaatttgtaagtttgaaTCAATAATGGAGGCAATCaagcataaaaacattttggcaCACCGATATTTGGCTGTAATTGAGAAAGAAAAATGGATTTTGGCTCATGACGGTGGTTGGCGTCGTGGGGTGATGACAACCAATATGTCAGAGTGTTTAAATAGTGTGTTGAAGGGTGCTCGTAGACTTCCTATATCTGCCATAGTACACTTGACACTTATGAGGTGCGTACAATATTTTATTGAACGTGTGAGTAGAGGTGGTCGTATGGTTCAGGAAAATCAGCTGTGGTCAGATTATGCATGTCGGATGTATGACAAGTGGGCGAGAAAATCTAATGAACATCGTGTTGCCAAGTATGATGTACGTGAGCAAACTGCTTCGGTTGCAACTGTAGGAAGACCAAGTCGTGGCCAACATATACAGGTGGTGAAGTTATCAACGAGTGATTGTTCGTGTGGTAAATGGACGATTTTTGGCATACTATGTTCTCATGCTATTTGTACCGCAAAGTGGCACTCGTTGGATCCCACGACACTTGTGCAGGCATGGTATAATATATCTGAGTACTTAGCGACTTACGAAGGCAGATTTCAACCTCTTGCAGATGAGCGCTACTGGGATCCTCCAACTTTCGAATTGCACCACAACCCTGTTAGACGTGAAAGAAGAAGAGTTGGTAGAGATAGAACAACTCGATTGAGAAATGAGATGGGCACAACTGTTTCTAGACAAAGACAATATTGATAAATTGTTTTGTTAAATTGTAATAACAGTTGAACTGTTAAAtgagaaattaattatttacatcttgtttactttgttaattttttctatttaatgTGTAAAAAAAATGGTTCATAATTTCTTTTAGAAATGCTACTGCTCGAGCGTGAGGTGTTCGAGAAAATTTTCCAGAACgcctcgcgctcgagcggtgaactgttaccgctcgagcgcgaggtCTGCGCTGCACCCATTTCCTTATCTCCTTATCTCAAATCCACCATTCTCCATTCCCCTTCTCCTTATCTTATTCTCAAAACAAATTCTCATCTCATTCTCAAACCATCTCATTCTCAAACAATGGCTCCCAAGAAGGTGAAAGGTAATCCcggctcttcttcttcttcgtttGATAGAACTAGATTTGTTAGTGATGCGGCGCAGACGCGGTATGAACATGCAAAAATTAATAGAAACCCGATTACCGAGCGGAGATTTCGTAGACAAAGAGAAGATCGATACGTTGGGCCTCTTTTGGGGTTGGAGATGCGCAAATGGGAAAAATTTGGAACTCAACCGAGAGCGGCGGTGGTATCGGTGGTGCGGAGTTTTATGCAAATGCGGGTGAGAGGACGGATGCCAAGGCCTTTGTTCGAGGTAAACTTGTGTCATTTGATTCGGGTATAATCAATGCTTTTTTAGAAACGCCAGAGGTCGATGATTCTGCCTTCCAGgctttggttgctaaccctgaTTATACTGTGATCATCAACACCCTGTGTCATCCAAGGGCGATATGGAAACCAATAGGGGGGGTCACCAAGTTGTTTTGATGAAAAATATCTGACGGCTGAGAATGCTCTTTGGTATTTGTTTTTGGCGAGGAGAATGATGTCAGTCTCACACAAAAGTGAAGTACAAAAGGAGCGAGCCGTGGTGCTATATGCTTTGTCTCAGGGTTACCCAATCAATGTGGGAAAACTTATcaattctcaaattttgatgAGCGTTCATAACAGACACATCGGGCTTTTCTTTCCCTGTatcatatcagagttgtgtgCGATGGCAGGGGTTGTGTTCCGTGATGATGAAGAGTGGATGCAACCAATGAAGCCCATTTGTGCACAGGACTTGCAGCGGAAATACGCTAAACGACAGTTAGACTTCAGGACGGATGAGGGAGATACAGGTGGATCGAGTACCGCCGCCCCGCGTCAAACACAACCCCACAGACGGTCCCTAAACGACAAAGTAGATGAGATGCTTGCCTTCATGGCTCATCAGGAACAAGTTAACTTGAACCACAATGAACATCTCGCATTTATCGAGTCCACGATGCAGACAACGATGGTCGAGAGGGGTGTTGACCCAGTGACCATCCATTCACCTCCTCCGTTCATTCCTCCGTTCAATTTTCAATATGACTATCAGCCGCAAGGGAATGCAACAGGAGTGCCACCACCAGATAATGACGAGGATGAGTAGTGATCAACGAGTGAGGTATGTGAGTGACGTATGTGATATCATGTTCTTCTTGGTATATTACTGTAGTTTTTGGTTCTTTAATCTTAATTTACTTATCGCAGATGAGCATGATAAAAAGAAGAACAACAAATTTGAGAAGATGGACGTCAATAATGTTGTTTCATATTAACTTTCGATTGTGTATTTTCTTCTGTTGAGATgtgtaaaattttcaaaaaaattggaacgtttatgttta encodes:
- the LOC142544158 gene encoding uncharacterized protein LOC142544158; amino-acid sequence: MEAIKHKNILAHRYLAVIEKEKWILAHDGGWRRGVMTTNMSECLNSVLKGARRLPISAIVHLTLMRCVQYFIERVSRGGRMVQENQLWSDYACRMYDKWARKSNEHRVAKYDVREQTASVATVGRPSRGQHIQVVKLSTSDCSCGKWTIFGILCSHAICTAKWHSLDPTTLVQAWYNISEYLATYEGRFQPLADERYWDPPTFELHHNPVRRERRRVGRDRTTRLRNEMGTTVSRQRQY